Part of the Triticum urartu cultivar G1812 chromosome 2, Tu2.1, whole genome shotgun sequence genome, AGATCCAAGTCCAAGAAAAAAGGTTTAAATTCTCAAACTGGTCCTAACGGGTTCCACTCTAATTTTTCTCTTCTAAAATTTCTAAGTTGGAAAGACAAATGGTCAGATCTTTAGGTGGCCTTAGCTGGGAAGTACTCATAGTCCTATGGTGAGAATTCACTATGATATGAAAACGAATTCAATGAGCATTATAATTCATATCACACGATTTCTGCAAATCGTTGGTTTCTGATTTTTCAGTATCACACATAAATTTGAAGAAGCCCACCTTCTCAGCTTTCTCCGATACACTTTGGAGGAACAGCATTTGTGTTATTGTTTTGTCCAGGAGAGCATCAATGCTGCACTGTTTTTCGCAACAAGATACAATCAATGCACTTTTTGTTTGCAAACAAACACAATTGAAAAGAAGGAGATACATCAACTATTAGAACTCAGAAGCCAGACCTTTGATGCATTTGGAATGAGCTCCCTCAACTCCTTCATCCTGTCTTGAATCAGTTGCCTGTCTCTCGGTCTTGGTCTGTGCAGTTCTTTTTTTCCGCCTTCATGCTTTATTTCAACTGAAATTTCCCTGTGCATGTCTTGAATTGTATGAACCACGCATTCTTCAGTCATGGTCCTGTTGATTCCCTTCGGGAGCGAAACAGTCATTTTGGAAGTCATGAAGCCTTCTTCGACTGATGTAAGTGAAAATTCTCGACCACCAAAGGGATCTGGGATTGCCGATTCCTCCAACCTCAGTGCATGATCTTCTCTCTGTATTTGTGTTCCGCATGAAGTCGAAGAATCCAACCTCAGTGCATGATCTTCTCTCTGTATTTGTGTTTCACTTGAAGTCGAAGAATCAGTCGAGTGATACGAGCAACTGTTTGGGATATTACCAACCTGGTTGGTTATAGCATCCACTAAGAATTCAGCATAATCATTGGTCTCGAGGTGTGAGTAAGAATATGCTTTATTTCCATTCGCTTGAAGGAGAGAGTGGCTTGTAGACTCTTGTTGTTTCAATCTACCATGCCACATGAAGCTCTCAATATCTTCCCTGGGAATTGCCTCAAGATCTTTGTGCATCTTTGAGTGAATTGAAGAATCTGAAGTTACAACATCATCATTTAAAACTAAAGTGCTGCCACATGTGTGCTCCTGATATTCTTGTGCCATATATGCCAGAATAAAATCATCAATATTATTATAATCCGCATCTTGTATGTTAATTACTGATGTGCAACTCAGTTTGCTGTTGGAATTGATCAACTTATCCATAAATGAGAGGTTTTTCATCTCCGGGTCGACCAGTGTCTTGCAGTGAGTGAGTTCAGATGGTGCTTCATGAACATTGGTCCACAGATCACTCTCATCTGAGCAAGTTGTTAGACCAATATCGTACGCTCCTGTAATGACATCTTCTAACATTGGAAACTCGGACGGAGTGAACGGATGTGGTAGACTAAGGTGTTCAATGGTAAATAGCTGAGCAGAATTGTTGATCACATCAAATAAGTCATGGGCCAGAACATCTGCGGGATCCAACGATACATCTGCAGTAGGTCTTTTCAAAGAATTTGAGTAGCAGAACCCTGTGGCTGAAGGATTATGAGGAATTGAGGGATTGTAAATCTTATAGAACAGGTCCTTCATGTGTGTCGCCAGTGCTGAACTTTCCAAAACCTGAGGCTTGAGAATTTTTTACACTGATTAGTCACAAGTAAGAGACAGAGACCTTGTGAAGGAAGAGCCTCAATATATTCTATGTGAAGATTGTTGCACATCAAGTCTGAGCAATTGATGTTGTTTTTGCACACAATATGCTGATTATGCAGCAATAGTGTGAGTTCCCTAAACAATGCTGCTGGGGAGGTACAGAACCAGCTTGGTTTCAATCTAGAAATGGAACTGGAACTGGAACCCGCAAAAGTCTCTAAATCATGTTGATTCTCTTAAATATGATAAATGCACTAATGCATTTAGGAAACATGTGGGTACAATAATAACGACTGAACATACCATACATAAAGATCCCAGGTGAAGAACCCCATAAGGAATAACTGGTACAAGTAGAACTGTCTACAAATAAGAAATAAGAATTGCCACGTTAGCCATGCAAGTCTGCGTTTGCTGGTTGAACACAGACATACATTGTTGGAGAGGACAACTGAAGTGAAAATAAGTGGGTCTTACTTTGATTCCTGCTGCAAACTGAAATTGCCAGTCTTCGTGATACTGAAAAAAGTAAAGTTTGTGAAATCACTTAAAGTGCTATGCAAGTTCCAGAGAGTTGTGGTGTGGAACGAAAAGCGTAAATTTAGCTCACCTTGTACACCAAAGTTGAACGAAGATCACTGGAAGAAATCCAGCAATGTTGTCCCATAATGGCCACTTTACCAATAATTCTGTTGAAGTTAAAATCATTAGAGAATCAAACAGTTTATGTGACGTTGATTATAAGAAGTTGAACAACGCGCAATCATGCTTACTCTTCTCCAAGAGAATACGAATGACTAGACATGCGCAGTAATGCTGCCTCGATGGGGCAAAATGGATAGCTTTGATATTGGCCATCGTTAGAAGTAGGTGTTATTATCTGGTTGTCACCATCAGCTGAGCCCCCGTAATGATCTCTCGTGTTTTTGGTCATCTTGTCGACGTAGCCATCCTCCCAAGTCAAGATGCTGAAAGTTAATTTACAAATTATGCAACTGAAAGAGTGATAGTGATTAACGACAAATAAGACTAACAGTTGCAAAATTTTAGATGGTATATACTTTATATGATAAGAATGTTTTTAGTCCTGTTACATTTGACGCACCAAGTTGGTTCAGTACTACTGTCCTACAGATAAGCAAAAAATCAAGAGAACAAACAGTAGGACTTACCCATGCTTCTCGCTTTTGATTGACCAAAATACTGCATACTTCCATAGACGATCAGAACACAAGCCTCGCAACGATTCTGTGTTCAACCCCATGTGCTCACAGCTCAAACCTCATGCAACAAACACAGCAAAGAGAAGTTGCAGACTGGGAGCAAGCTGCCAGAAAATACTAGCTGCAACGGTAAGATGCGCGGCCTGCTTGCTTCCACCGTAGACAAGCTCGTCGTTTGATCAATTTGTGAGAGAAATCTAGAAGCACAACTCCCATAACTCTGCCTCCCTCACTACTCCCTTGCAGTGCAGGCCTTCCCTTTGAAGCACTTGCAAGATTAAAAGTAGGACCCACAAGAATTGCAACCACGGAAGGCAGATATCTTGGAGGTCCTGCAGGTCACTGCCATCCAAAAAACTCAGTGCCCGGGCTTATGTTCAAGCGGCAACATCTTGATGGCAGCTTGTAAAGACCTGAACACAAGAACATGAGGTTTCCCACTTGAGAGTCTGCTGCAGGTTTTTGGTTCAGAAATCATGAATAATTACTTCGAGAAACGTAGGAGAAATATAAGAGTGAAGAAATGTCCGTTGGGAAAATAGATGATCCGCTTATGCTCTCTAACTAGTACATATCTAAACATGTGGGTCATGAGATATGGAAGCTAACCAAGTTCGTACTTCTTACAGTTAATTGGCATGTCCCCTAAAGACAAAGGAATGGAGAAAAAAAAAGAGGGGGAGGCTTCACCAAGAAGAACGCTCCCCTCTTGATGTACAAGAAATCACAAAAAGGTCGCCAAGAAAAGAGTTGATTTGATTCTAGCTAGCAGAGGTTTTTATGAGACCTGGAACTTACTGGAATATGATGAATCCGCAGGAGTAAGCAAACGACAAACAGATGAGAGGTGGCGCCAAACAAGCAGGTGCTTTGAGAGTTTGAGGCGGGCCTCTTATCAACTCCACTTATATAATTTTCAAGGGAAATAACCCTTTCAGCCACCAGCTGTCCTGTTATTAGTTAAAATAAAAATAATACAGAATACGATCTACCAAAATACTAGTACTATATTCTCTGGTCTAGTAGAATTTGCAGTTAGTACAAAAGTTGAACAGTCAACAATGTGCCCCAGAAAAATAGAACTGCTTTCTAGAGTATAAAAAAAACATAGAACTGCTAGTGCAGAGTGGAAGACATATCATATCATATCAGCATCAGGATATGAATATACTAATTCAAGTTGAAGACCCAAGGCAACGTGGCAGGGAAACGAGTTAGCACTAACGTTAAGCTTAAAACAAGGAGTTGGTAGGTACTGGACTCCAGCTAGCCCTGTGATAAGTCAAAACGTTCTATATTGGTTTGTGGTTTTCCTTTTGCAGAATGAGTCAACTTCTTCCATCACCAAACATGACATACAATAAGAAGCAACTGCACCGCCATACGACATCGAATAAAACACAGAACAATACAACAAGGtaggggggtgggggggggggggggggggggataaaCACTCCATGATGTATCAGTAGTACCTAGTCCTGATTTTGATTGAAAAGGGCCAAAAGGCCTATATTTAGTATTCGCTCTCCTGTATATCGTGATGACATAAGCTAATAAGGATCCAGCACGGCCAAAGGGGATGCACCTGCTGATCAGTTTTAGAAAACGTCTAAATAAAGAAATGGAAACCACTCTCTGTCTGCATATGTGTTGTTTATTTTGATTCCATACTTGTGGTTCAGTTGGTCCAGTCGTAGAATACTTCAACTGGAGGATGATTACATTATCTGATGCCAACATCATTTCCCTACATTATCTCCTTTTATCAAATCATAACTCAGGCAACTCTTGAATGCCTTCTTTCTGTCAAGAGTCAACCAAGCCTGGTAGCAAGTAGATGGGCATGCACTCAGATTTCTCATGGTATTTTACTTCCATAATTTACTCTTCTTCCAGACCCGGAATGAATTTAAGCGTGATGCCACATAATAGGCCTCTCAGTACAACTTTACAAAGTTACAGGTGCAGCTGGAAGTTAACTAAGGAAAATTCTGGTTCCTGGAATAGATATTGCAGCAAACCTGCAAGTTTAATAATGAACTATGAGTCATCTTGTTATGAGCGAGTGTAAAAACTATACATGTACAGTCATCAAGGCTAATAGCCAGTTATACACACCTCCTCGGTTCCAGCTACAAGGAAATAGGCACTGTCCTGCTGTTGATTCGACAAAATGAGCACAATGTTCAACTGTAAGAACTACTCAGTTAATCAGTTCCAAACTTGCAAACCAAGTGCTACATCCTGGTGAGATTTTATCACCTCAAAAGTAAACATCAGTCAAGTTTCAAGCTTGCACCTCTATGTATAGAGCCATGCTAGAACCTTGGAAGAAAACTATAActagaagaaattgtttgtaccTTGTTTGAATCCTCAGCTCTTTGACTTTTTGAGCAAAGTTAGCTGGAAATTAAATATGAATCAGGGCAATTCATAATTTTTAAGAGAAGTCCAATAACAGTTGAAGTAGGCTCACCATTCTCTCACCAAAGATTATAGATGCTTCTTAGGGATATTTTCGCAGACTATTGAAGATTTTTATTTCCATGTATCTCCACCTAGAAGGACCTTGATACTTTGACCACTTCAATCTTCTTTGGAGGCATGACAGACTTGAAACATTTCCAGTTGCAGGGAAAACACAGTTCTTGTCGGCAAATAAACAAAGCACACAACAGCACTTACTTCTACTAGCATGGTTCTCCATCTGGACATGTAATATTAATTCACTAGTTAGTAGTCCCAGAAGACAATAACCGGCAATTGGGAAGCAAGTTTAGGAGCCATCTTCTACCTCAGAGATGGTACGGCATCTAAATTTTTTCCAGGACAACACTTTAAAACATGAGTAACAAGGGTGAAATCCTATATATGTTTAATGTCCCTGTTATGGtgctgctagaaggagggcgcgagagggccggccgggggccttttgcccacggccgggcaagatggaagggatttccttcttaattcttgcttgattagattgatacatctcctctctttatatagagaggtttacttgactcccaagcaaggcttacttgacccctaagcaagcgacccttatctctaattaaccctaagactaacGGGCTATACCGGCAGCCCAGGccattaggcccattacgtactctaacaCTACACCCCACCTGGACATGCAGCTTGTCCTTGAGCTACAGCCTAGCCAACTTATAACCATGACTCGACGCAACACAAACCTAACACCTAAAAACAAGCCTTTTACATCTCGGCTTGTTTTATTACTCTCAACCTGAAATGGACCGGAACGCTTTATTTTGGACCCCTTAACAGAAAGTGGACACCATCCGCACGTCGGACATGCACGTGTACAGCCACCTGGATCCCATGGACATCACCTGGACAAAAGGAGTGCATGTGTATGGCCACCTGGA contains:
- the LOC125535939 gene encoding transcription factor EMB1444-like isoform X3, which translates into the protein MGLNTESLRGLCSDRLWKYAVFWSIKSEKHGILTWEDGYVDKMTKNTRDHYGGSADGDNQIITPTSNDGQYQSYPFCPIEAALLRMSSHSYSLGEEIIGKVAIMGQHCWISSSDLRSTLVYKYHEDWQFQFAAGIKTVLLVPVIPYGVLHLGSLCMVLESSALATHMKDLFYKIYNPSIPHNPSATGFCYSNSLKRPTADVSLDPADVLAHDLFDVINNSAQLFTIEHLSLPHPFTPSEFPMLEDVITGAYDIGLTTCSDESDLWTNVHEAPSELTHCKTLVDPEMKNLSFMDKLINSNSKLSCTSVINIQDADYNNIDDFILAYMAQEYQEHTCGSTLVLNDDVVTSDSSIHSKMHKDLEAIPREDIESFMWHGRLKQQESTSHSLLQANGNKAYSYSHLETNDYAEFLVDAITNQVGNIPNSCSYHSTDSSTSSETQIQREDHALRLDSSTSCGTQIQREDHALRLEESAIPDPFGGREFSLTSVEEGFMTSKMTVSLPKGINRTMTEECVVHTIQDMHREISVEIKHEGGKKELHRPRPRDRQLIQDRMKELRELIPNASKCSIDALLDKTITQMLFLQSVSEKAEKQLQNKTRNEKFGNKAKKKLENCPLRVEELEEPGHLLIEILCKEYDVFFETAHLFKGLEVSILKGELEHRSGQLWACFVVEASKCTNQMQILCPLMHLLQRR
- the LOC125535939 gene encoding transcription factor EMB1444-like isoform X1 encodes the protein MGLNTESLRGLCSDRLWKYAVFWSIKSEKHGILTWEDGYVDKMTKNTRDHYGGSADGDNQIITPTSNDGQYQSYPFCPIEAALLRMSSHSYSLGEEIIGKVAIMGQHCWISSSDLRSTLVYKYHEDWQFQFAAGIKTVLLVPVIPYGVLHLGSLCMPQVLESSALATHMKDLFYKIYNPSIPHNPSATGFCYSNSLKRPTADVSLDPADVLAHDLFDVINNSAQLFTIEHLSLPHPFTPSEFPMLEDVITGAYDIGLTTCSDESDLWTNVHEAPSELTHCKTLVDPEMKNLSFMDKLINSNSKLSCTSVINIQDADYNNIDDFILAYMAQEYQEHTCGSTLVLNDDVVTSDSSIHSKMHKDLEAIPREDIESFMWHGRLKQQESTSHSLLQANGNKAYSYSHLETNDYAEFLVDAITNQVGNIPNSCSYHSTDSSTSSETQIQREDHALRLDSSTSCGTQIQREDHALRLEESAIPDPFGGREFSLTSVEEGFMTSKMTVSLPKGINRTMTEECVVHTIQDMHREISVEIKHEGGKKELHRPRPRDRQLIQDRMKELRELIPNASKCSIDALLDKTITQMLFLQSVSEKAEKQLQNKTRNEKFGNKAKKKLENCPLRVEELEEPGHLLIEILCKEYDVFFETAHLFKGLEVSILKGELEHRSGQLWACFVVEASKCTNQMQILCPLMHLLQRR
- the LOC125535939 gene encoding transcription factor EMB1444-like isoform X2; the protein is MGLNTESLRGLCSDRLWKYAVFWSIKSEKHGILTWEDGYVDKMTKNTRDHYGGSADGDNQIITPTSNDGQYQSYPFCPIEAALLRMSSHSYSLGEEIIGKVAIMGQHCWISSSDLRSTLVYKYHEDWQFQFAAGIKTVLLVPVIPYGVLHLGSLCMPQVLESSALATHMKDLFYKIYNPSIPHNPSATGFCYSNSLKRPTADVSLDPADVLAHDLFDVINNSAQLFTIEHLSLPHPFTPSEFPMLEDVITGAYDIGLTTCSDESDLWTNVHEAPSELTHCKTLVDPEMKNLSFMDKLINSNSKLSCTSVINIQDADYNNIDDFILAYMAQEYQEHTCGSTLVLNDDVVTSDSSIHSKMHKDLEAIPREDIESFMWHGRLKQQESTSHSLLQANGNKAYSYSHLETNDYAEFLVDAITNQVGNIPNSCSYHSTDSSTSSETQIQREDHALRLDSSTSCGTQIQREDHALRLEESAIPDPFGGREFSLTSVEEGFMTSKMTVSLPKGINRTMTEECVVHTIQDMHREISVEIKHEGGKKELHRPRPRDRQLIQDRMKELRELIPNASKCSIDALLDKTITQMLFLQSVSEKAEKLQNKTRNEKFGNKAKKKLENCPLRVEELEEPGHLLIEILCKEYDVFFETAHLFKGLEVSILKGELEHRSGQLWACFVVEASKCTNQMQILCPLMHLLQRR